In Lytechinus variegatus isolate NC3 chromosome 18, Lvar_3.0, whole genome shotgun sequence, a single genomic region encodes these proteins:
- the LOC121431756 gene encoding probable rhodanese domain-containing dual specificity protein phosphatase — protein MGCFISRSNATSPCPSDVNIEDNVVSQEKIVPADIEETRPESEKRKSQPESTRSASLKDIKRSSQSGSTTSASPKTSQRKSQIISPSQTSDPMASESTVQPEVPRWLPELERTKEGHLVPQEVPKCDAGEDFVSAHEMYNSLNDGQRAPYLHDPQYMLILDVRDRGDYNESHITTARHSTAVDTEYDCLLSQGKVDKFTMVIVYDQGSTTVTVDPTLASFVQRLKDANVDVLILSGGYDTFHKTYPFLCNNLTIRSEQDRRQNFSSYPSVVLEDILYQGNVKHSKNETVLKNLKITHILNVSMECQNAFPKSFEYLQVKVEDESTEQLSPHLERAAKFIAGAINGGGRVLVHCVQGKSRSSTCTIAFLMSYRGWTLKDAHEYLKDRRSIAAPNRGFLIQLSKFEESIFGKVISSVDDLYF, from the coding sequence ATGGGTTGCTTCATTTCCAGATCAAATGCCACTTCTCCTTGTCCATCAGATGTTAACATTGAAGACAACGTGGTGAGCCAAGAGAAAATAGTACCGGCAGATATTGAAGAGACACGTCCAGAGAGTGAAAAGAGAAAGAGCCAACCAGAGAGCACTAGATCAGCAAGCTTGAAGGACATCAAGAGAAGTAGTCAGTCAGGAAGCACAACATCAGCTAGTCCAAAGACTTCACAGAGAAAGAGCCAAATAATAAGCCCCTCACAAACAAGCGATCCGATGGCTTCAGAAAGTACAGTTCAACCCGAAGTCCCTCGATGGCTCCCAGAGCTAGAGAGGACGAAGGAGGGACACTTGGTACCCCAGGAGGTTCCCAAATGTGATGCTGGTGAGGACTTTGTATCAGCCCATGAGATGTACAACTCATTAAACGATGGCCAGAGAGCTCCATATCTACATGATCCACAGTACATGCTTATTCTTGATGTGAGGGACAGAGGTGACTACAATGAATCCCATATTACCACTGCTCGACACAGTACTGCTGTTGATACGGAATATGACTGTCTCCTAAGTCAAGGAAAGGTTGATAAGTTCACTATGGTCATTGTCTACGACCAAGGCAGTACAACTGTGACTGTTGACCCAACATTAGCCAGCTTTGTTCAGAGATTGAAAGATGCCAATGTTGATGTTCTGATCCTGAGTGGGGGCTATGACACTTTCCACAAGACTTATCCATTCTTATGCAACAACTTGACCATTCGGTCAGAGCAAGACCGTAGGCAGAACTTCAGTTCATACCCCTCTGTTGTCCTGGAGGATATTCTTTACCAGGGCAACGTGAAGCACTCCAAAAATGAGACAGTCCTCAAGAACTTGAAGATCACGCACATCCTCAACGTGTCAATGGAATGCCAGAATGCCTTTCCGAAGAGCTTTGAGTATCTTCAAGTTAAAGTAGAAGATGAGTCTACCGAGCAGTTAAGTCCACATCTAGAAAGAGCAGCAAAGTTCATAGCAGGTGCTATCAATGGGGGTGGTCGGGTCCTTGTTCACTGTGTCCAGGGTAAGAGTCGCAGTTCAACCTGTACCATAGCATTCCTCATGTCCTACAGAGGTTGGACATTGAAAGATGCCCATGAGTACCTGAAGGATCGTCGATCGATTGCTGCTCCCAACAGAGGGTTTCTTATCCAGCTCTCCAAGTTTGAAGAATCCATCTTTGGGAAAGTTATTTCCTCGGTAGATGACTTGTATTTTTGA